The DNA segment GGGGTCCGCGTCGTATTCCTCGGCGGTGTAGCCGGTTACCGCCTCGCACCCGGAGCCATGGATCGTGCGGACGGCCTCCCCCGCGTCGAGCGTGACCGTGTAGATGTAGCTGGTCACAGAACCCAGCAGGCGACGGTAGCGGGCCTCGCTGTCCTTGAGCGCCTGCTCCGCCATTTTGCGCTCGGTGATGTCTATGATCAGGGCCAGCTTGGAGGTGGTGCCGTCGGCGTGGTAGATGGGGGTGTTGGCGTTGTAATACCAACGCCCGAACTGCTCGTTGAACATCTCCCAGCGGACGGTTTCGCCCTTCATGACCCGGTCGTTCACACACCAGGGACAGGCAGAATCCCGACCATGCAGCGCCTTGTGGCAGTTTTCTCCGGTTGCGTCGCGTCCCAGGAGCGCTATCAGCGCCTGATTCATGAAGGTGATGCGGAAATCGGCGGAGCAGATGTAGATCATGCCGTAGAAGGCAGTGACGATGGCCCGGTGCTTTTCCTCGCTTTCACGAAGCGCCTGTTCGATGCGCTTTCTGCGGGTGATGTCTTCGTACGCGCCGAGTACCCCCCGTATTGCGCCGTCGGCATCGTACAGGGGGACCTTGGTGGTCCGCAGCCATATCTGATTTCCATCGGGAGTGGTCTGGGGTTCTTCGTAGCCGAGCTTGCCCATGCCGCTGGCCAGCACTGCGCGGTCGTCGGCCCGGTAGGCGTCGGCTTGTTCGGTCCAGGCCATCTCGAAGTCGTTTTTGCCGATGAGGGCGTCGGGGGAGTCGAACCCCGCGTCGGCCGCGAATGGCTTGTTGCAGCCCAGGTAGTTCAGGTCGGCGTCCTTCCAGAATACCCTGACCGGCAGGGCGTCCAGCACCTGATTGAGCATGACGCGCGATTCGCGCGCATCCAGACCCAGGTCCGGGACCAAGCCATGGGGACGGCTGGATTCGGCTTGCGGGCCACGGGCCAGGGCCAGCTCCAGTTCGGCAATACGAACCCTGGCTGCCGCAAGCGCGGCTTCCAACTCCTCGCGGGACGTCGTTTCCATGAGAAATCGCCTTCCCTGTGCGCCTGCGCGCCTGACCAGCCTGTATGAGGGGGGGCATGCGACTCTATCGTCTCAATACCCCAGAGCACACGGCTCCTGCAACAGCCCAAACCGAAAAAGGGTTCCAGACGTTACGTCTGGAACCCTTGAATTCTCGTGGCTCCCCGGGGGTGACTCGAACACCCAACATTCTGATTAACAGTCAGACGCTCTGCCGATTGAGCTACCGGGGAACAGAAGGCCGACACGGTTTCCCGTGCCCGCTTGACGTTGCGCTGTGGCGCCTCGCGTCGCGGAAAGACGGTTTATGAAAACAGGCCCCTCGCGTCAACCATTTTTTTTCAAAATTTTTCCGTTTCTTGACGCTCCCAGGGTTTTGACTTAGGGCATGCCGATTCCTTTCGTCCCTCTTTTCGACCACGGAGAGTTCCTTTGGCATCCCAAGACAAGCCTCGCCGGCGCGAGTACAAGCTGCCCGTTAAATCGGATAAGGTCGAGCGGTTCCATCCCCTGCTCGACGCCCTGGCCAACCGCGATGAACTCAACGAGGTCATCAAGAACCGGGTGGCCAAAGCCTGCCAGTACCTCGACGCGGAAATCCCGCTCTATCCCAACGACTTCGTCAAAACCGACGACCTCGGGCACACCCTCACGGACCACGACGCCCTGGACGAGGAAGCCCTCCAGGCCCTGGACCGGGTCTTCTCCGTGGCAGGCCGGATCGTGGCCATGCGCTCCTTCGGCAAGGTGGCGTTCTTCCACATCCAGGACGCCTCCGCCCGGCTCCAGTGCTACGCCGCCCGCGAAGACATGGGTGAGGCGGCCTACGGCCTTTTCAAGAAGCTGGACATCGGCGACGTGGTCGGCGTGACCGGGAAGCTGTTTCGCACCAAGACCGGCGAGCTGACGCTTTCAAGTTCCACCGTGCGCCTGCTCACCAAGTCCATGCGCCCCCTGCCGGAGAAGTACCACGGCCTGAAGGACATGGAGATCCGCTACCGCCAGCGCTACGTGGACCTGATCGTCACCCCGCGCACCGCCGAGATTTTCAAGATACGCACCCGGATCGTCTCCGGCCTGCGCCGCTTCCTGGACGAGCGCGGCTTCGTCGAGGTGGAGACGCCCATGATGCAGGCCATACCCGGCGGCGCATCGGCCAAACCCTTCCTGACGCACCACAACGCCCTGGACCTCCAGCTCTACATGCGCATCGCGCCGGAGCTGTACCTGAAGCGCCTCCTGGTGGGCGGCTTCGAGAAGGTCTACGAGATAGGCCGCAACTTCCGCAACGAGGGCATCTCCACCCGGCACAACCCGGAATTCACCATGTGCGAGTTCTACTGGGCCTACGCCCGGTTCGACGACCTCATGGACCTGACCGAACAGATGTACGCCACCCTGGCCCAGGACGTGTGCGGAACCACAAAGATCACCTACCAGGGCCAGGACATCGACCTTACCGCCGGCACCTGGCAGCGCGTGCAGTTCCACGAGTCCCTGGAGAAAATCGGCGGCGTGTCCCCGGGTATCTACACCGACTACGAAGCCTGCAAGGCCCACGTGCTCAAGCACGGCGAGAAGGTCCTCAAGGGCGAGAAGCTCGGCAAGCTCCAGGCCAAGCTCTTCGACCTGTTCGTGGAGCCCAAGCTCATTCAGCCGCACTTCATCTACGGCTACCCCACGGACATCTCGCCCCTGTCCCGGCGCAACGAGGCCAACCCCGACGTGACCGACCGCTTCGAGCTCTTCATCTGCGGGCGCGAAATGGGCAACGCCTTCTCGGAGCTGAACGACCCCGTGGACCAGCGCCTGCGCTTCGAGGAGCAGGTGGCCGAAAAGGACGCAGGCGACGACGAGGCCCATTACATGGACGAGGACTACGTCCGCGCCCTGGAGTACGGCATGCCGCCGGCGGCAGGCCAGGGCATCGGCATCGACCGTCTGGTCATGCTGCTGACCGACTCGGCCTCCATCCGCGAGGTCATCCTGTTCCCCCTGCTGAAACCTGAGAGCGTCGCGACCGAATGAAATTCGAGCTGTTCATCGCCCTCCGGTATCTGCTCACCAAGAGGGAGCACTCCTTCATCTCGGTGATCTCGCTCATGTCCGTATTGGGCGTGGGCCTTGGAGTGGCGGCGCTCATCGTGACCATGGCCGTGATGACCGGGTTCTCCACGGAGTTTCGCGACAAGCTCCTGGGCCTGTCCTCCCACGTCATCACCGGCGTGGCCGGGGCTCCGCTGCGCAACTATCCGGCCCAGATGGAGAAGGTCGCCAATGTCGAGGGCGTCACCGCCGTCACCCCGGTGGTGTACTCCGAGGTGATGCTCTCCAAGGCGGGAGCGCCCAAGGGCGTGATCCTGCGCGGCATCGACCCGGCGAGCGCCCGAAACGTCCTGACGCTGCACAAGGACATGGTGGAGGGCGACGACCAAGCCCTGTCCAGGGCGTCCGAAGTCCCGCCGATCCTCCTGGGCTCCGAGCTGGCCTCGCGCCTGGGCGTGGCCGTGGGCTCCACGGTGAACGTGCTCACCCCGTCGCTTCGCGGCTCGGCCGTGGGCTTCACCCCCAAGGTGAAGATCTTCCAGGTGGCAGGCATCTTCAAGACCCACATGTTCGAGTACGACTCCTCCTCGGCCTTCATCTCCCTGGCGGCGGCGCAGGAGATGCTCGGCTTCAAGTCCGACGCCGTCCTGTACCTGGACGTGCGCCTGAAGGACCCAGACAAGGCCCCGGAAATCTCCAACGAGATCGTCAAGGCCCTGGGCGGCATGCCCTACTACGCCCGCACCTGGATCGACATGAACGGCAACATCTTCGCCGCGCTGAAACTCGAACAGCTGGGGCTCTTCGTGGTGCTCATGATGATCGTGCTGGTGGGGTCGTTCTCCATCATCACCTCGCTTGTGCTCCTGGTGATGGAGAAAACGCGCGACATCGCGATACTCATGTCAATGGGCGCCACGGCGGACGCCATCCGGCGCATCTTCCTGCTCCAGGGCAGCATCATCGGCGCGGTGGGAACGCTCATGGGCCTCACGCTCGGCGTGTCCGTGGCGCTCCTGCTGAAAGAATTCCAGTTCATCAAGCTGCCGCCGGGCGTCTACCCCATGGACACCCTGCCGGTGGCGCTGGTGTGGTCGGACATGGCCATCATCGCGGCCACGGCCTTCGTGCTCTGTTTTCTCTCGACCCTGTATCCGGCGAGCAAGGCCGCCTCTCTTAAACCTGTGGAGGCCCTGCGCCATGACTAGGCCGCTGTACTCGCTTCGCGGCCTGGGCAAGGACTACGCCGGTCCCGAAGAGCCCGTGCGCATCCTGGGCTCCATCGACCTGGACATCCTCCCCGGTGAATCCCTTGCGATCCTGGGCGCTTCCGGCTCAGGAAAGTCCACGCTGCTGCACATGCTGGGGGCGCTCGACACGCCCACCCGGGGCACGGTGGAGTTCGACGGCAAGGACATCTCCAGGCTGCGCCCCGCCGAAGCGGCCCAGCTGCGCAACCGCGACATAGGGTTCGTGTTCCAGTTCCACCATCTGCTGGCGGAATTCACGACCCTGGAAAACGTGGCGATGCCGGCCTTTATCGCAGGCATCGACAAAGACGAGGCACTGGAGAAAGCCCGGCGCGCATTGGTGCTTTTAGGGCTTGAACAAAGGTTGCTTCACAGGGTAACAACGCTGTCCGGCGGGGAGCGTCAGCGCGCCGCCATAGCCCGTGCCGTGTTGCTGGACCCGAAGGTCCTGCTTGCGGACGAACCCACAGGCAATCTCGACGAAGCAACCGGAGAGCGTGTCGGCGAAATGCTGGCCTCGCTCAACGGTGATCTTGGCATGACTCTGGTGGTGGTCACCCACAACCAAAACCTGGCCCGACTCATGGGCCGACGGATGGAACTGCATGGTGGAGAACTCTCTGCGCGGCCCTAAGCGTACCGGTCTGACCCTCGCCTTTCTCGCCACCCTGCTCCTGTGCCTCACCGGGCAGGCCTTCGCCCAGGCCGGCGCAGGCAAGGTGCTGGTGTTGCCCTTCGCGGTCAACGCCCCCGGCGACAAGGAAACGTTACGCAAAAGCGTCAGCCAGCTCTTGGTCGAACGCCTGAAACAGCAGGGCGTGGCCGTGGTGGATTCCGCCGCGGCCGCTTCAGCTTTGAAGGGCAAAAAGGAAGTGACTTCCGCTTCCGAAGCCCGGCAGGCCGCCCGGCAGGCCGGAGCGGCGCTGGCCGTGTTCGGCACGGTGAGCCAGGTGGGCGAAGCCATCTCCATCGACGCCAAGACCGTCAGCGCCTCCGGCTCCGACGAACCGGCAGCGATCGTCGTCACCCGTCCCGGCGTCATGGCCCTGCCCTCCGCCGTGGATGAGCTGGCCCAGAAGATCAAGCCCGACGTCGCCCCCTCCGCTTCCGGCATGAAGGTCGTGGAGCTTGACGTGGAAGGCAACAACGCCCTGGAAAAGGACGTGGTGCTCCTCAAGGTCAAGACCCAGGTGGGCGACCCCTTCGACTCCAAAACCGTCAACGAGGACCTGAAACGACTCGTTGAACTCGGCTACTTCGACGACGTGCAGATCCGCGTGGACGACATGCGCGGCGGAAAGCGCGTGGTGTTCGTGGTCAAGGAAAAGCCGCGCATCCAAGCCATCAGCGTGGTGGGCAACGACGAAATCAAGAAGAGCGACATCCAGGAGGCCATGGGCACCAAGGCAGGCTCGGTGCTCAACATGCAGGTGCTGGCCGACGACCTGGAAAAAATCCGCGAGCTCTACCGCAAGAAAGGCTACTACCAGACCACCGTGGACTACAAGCTGGAGCAGACCGACCCGCGTCTGGCCAGGCTGAACATCGTGATCAAGGAAGCCAAGAAGCTCTACATCAAGAAGATCGTCTTCCAGGGCGTCAAGCAGGTCGACACCTCCGATCTGAAAGACCAGATGGGCCTCAAGGAGAAGAACTTCCTCTCCTGGATGCTCCAGACCGGCGTCCTCAAGGAAGAGCTGCTCGACCGCGACTCCGCCGCCATCGAGAACTACTACACCAACCGGGGCTTCATCGACGCCCGCGTGGGCCAGCCCCAGGTGGACATCGCCGACGACGGCATCACCATCACCATCCAGGTGGAGGAAGGCGACCGCTACAAGCTGGGCAACGTGGGCTTCAAGGGCGATCTGCTGCTTGACGAGGCCAAGCTGCGCGAGCTCTCCAAGCTGGACGCCGCCTCCAAGAAGAAAGACTACTTCGACCGCTCCATGGTCCGCGACGACATGACCAAGCTGAACGAAGCCTACTCCGACATGGGCTACGCGTTCGCCGAGACCGACATCGACATGCAGAAGCGCGGCGACGAAAAGATCGTCGACGTCACCTACATCCTGAGCAAGGGCCAGAAGGTCTACGTCCGCCGCGTCACCGTGGAAGGCAACGACCGCACCCGCGAGAACGTCATCCGCCGCGAGCTGCGCCTCTCCGACGGCGACCTGTTCTCCGGCACCAAGCTCAAACGCTCCAACGAGCGCCTGAACAAGCTGGACTACTTCGAGAAGGTCGACGTGGAGACCGTCCCCACCGAGAACCCCGCCGAGGTCGACATCCGCGTCAAGGTCAAGGACAAGAACACCGGCTCCATCTCCGCCGGCGTCGGCTACTCCACCTACGACTCCGTGTTCGTGGGCGGCTCCGTCGAAGAGCGCAACCTCTTCGGCAAGGGCTACGGCGCGCAGTTTCAGGGCATGTTCTCGGGCATCACCAACCGCTTCGTGCTCTCCTTCACCAACCCCGCCGTCTACGACTCGCAGCTCTCCGCTGGCGTGGACGCCTTCAGCACCTTCCGGGCCTACTCGGACTACTACAAGCAGTCGCAGGGCGGCATGCTCCGCTTCGCCTACCCCCTGGGCGAATACACCAACCTTCGCTTCGACTACCGCCTCACCCGCGACGACGTGTACCACACCAACCCCCTGGCCTCCTACGTCATCCAGGAATCCAAGGGCATCCACTGGACCAGCGCGGTCATCGTGGGCGCCTCGCGCGACACCACCGACAGCCGCACCAAGCCCACCAAGGGCACCATCAACGAGCTTTCCCTCGAATACGCCGGTCTCGGCGGCGACCGGGGCTACGTCAAGACCTACTACGCCTTCAACTACTACTACCCCCTGTTCTGGGATACGGTCTTCCACGCCCGCGCCCAGACCGGCTTCCTCTTCCAGAACGGCTTCGGCGACATCCCCGTCTTCGAACGCTTCTACCTGGGCGGCATCGGCAACGTCCGCGGCTACGAGACCGACAAGATCTCCCCCAAGGACCACCGCACCGGCGAGCGTATCGGCGGCGACACCACCTACTTCGCCAACCTGGAGTACATCTTCCCCATCAGCAAGCAGTACGGCGTCTACGGCCTGGGCTTCTTCGATGCCGGTAACTCCATCTGGCGCATGCGCGACGGTTTCGACATCTCGTTCATGAAGTCCGTCGGCGCTGGCATCCGCTGGTTCTCGCCCATGGGCCTGATCCGGGTCGAAGGCGGCTACGCTCTGGACAACATCCAGAACAACCAGCAGAAGTTCCAGATCGGCTTCACCATGGGCAATACGTTCTAACTAGGGCTTGACTTTCACTGCAAAAGGGTATGTGAGCATCGCCGTGCCACCGGGAAGGACCTGGGCTTGGCACCGCGAACCGCCAGGATACACAAGGAGAATGAGAAAAATGCGTAATGTGCTGAAATATGTGCTGCTTGCCACCGTTATCGTCGCCATGCCCATCCTGGCCAACGCCGCAGACAAGGTCGGCGTCGTGAGCTCCGACGAAGTTCTCCAGAACTCCGAAGTTGGCAAGAAGACCATGGCTGACCTCAAGGCCAAGGTCGAAAGCAAGGAGCGCGACATCCAGCGCCAGAACGAAGAGATCAAGCGCCTCGGCGAGGATTACCAGAAGAAGAGCGCCGCCCTGTCCGCCGAAGCCCGCGCCAAGGCCCAGTCCGAACTGGAGACCAAGGCCCGTAAGATGATGGAAGACCAGCAGGGCTTTGCCCAGCAGCTCGACGTCGAACAGAAGAAGCTCATGGAGCCCCTGTTCAAGGTGTTCACCCAGGTCGTCGGCGACTACGCCAAGAAGAACGGCTTCTCGCTCATCATCGACAAGCGCGCCGCCCTCTACTACGGCGCCGGCCTCGACGTGACCGCCGACATCACCAAGGACTTCGACGCCGCTGCCAAGCGCTCGAAATAGTCACACGCTCATCAACAGGCGGCTCCCTGCCGGGAGCCGCCTTTTTTTTACCCTACAGGAGGCGACATGGCCCAACTGCCCATACCCGTCACCGAAATTCTCAAGCTCCTTCCGCACCGCTACCCGTTCCTGCTGGTGGACCGCGTCCTCGCCTACGAGAAGGACTCCTCCCTCACCGCCATCAAGAACGTCACATTCAACGAGCCCTTCTTTCAGGGGCACTTCCCGGACAAGCCCATCATGCCAGGCGTCCTCATCCTGGAAGCCATGGCCCAGGCTGGCGGACTGCTGCTCGGCCTGTCGCGCGAAGGGCTCGGCGACAAGCTGTTCATGTTCACCGGCATCAACAATGCCAAGTTCAGGCGGCCCGTGGTGCCCGGCGACCAGCTGACCCTGGAATGCTTCGAGGCCAAGCAGAAGCTCAGCCTCTGGCGCATGAAAGGCCGCGCCACTGTCAACGGTGAGTTGGCCTGCGAAGCCGAATTGACCGCCGCCATCGTCGATAGAGATAAGATGTAGGGGAGAGATGGGGCGCTGCCCCATACCCCGGCGGGCTCCGCCCTGCACCCGCCAGGGGAGAAGCCTCCCCTGGACCCGGCTTTCCGCTTCGCGTCGTCTGCGGGAGTATTGAGCTGTCAGGGTTGGTGCTGGAGGCTGTCCCGTTCGTGTCCTTGCGGGCGGGCTAGAACCGATTTGAAGACGATTCGTCGCCCGCCCGCAAGGCCCCGACCGGGACAACCCCCAGCACCTGCTGAAAGCACGCTCAGCCGCGCAGAATGCACTTTCTACGCGACGAAACGCGAGTGAATGCTGAGAAGCAGGTGGAAGTCAGAAGCATTCAAGTCAGTAGATCTCGCCAGCCCCCGCCGAAGACGACAAAGAAAAATAAAGACCTGAAGCGCAGCTTTGCGCGCTTCAGGTCTTTTTATTGGCTCAATACTGATTCGTAGCAGGACGTTACGCGAAGCCCACTGAGGGTCCAGGGGGATCATCCCCCTGGCGGGTGCAGGGCGGAGCCCGCCGGGTCAAGGGCAGAGCCCTTGCGGGTCCAGGGCGGAGCCCTGGCAGCTTCCCGGCTACTTGCTGATTTCCTTCAGGGCGTCGGCCACGCGCTTGCCATCGGGCATCTTGGCCTCGGGGTTTACGGCGATCAGCCCTTTCCAGGCGACGATCGCTCCGGGGGTGTCTTTCAGGTCGAAGAGCTTCACCACGCCGATGTTCAGGCGCGACTGCTCGTGCTTGGGGTCGAGCGACGCGGCCTGCTCGAATGCCTTCAGGGCGTCCTCGGTCTTGTTCATCATGCGCAGCATCACGCCCATGTCGGTCCAGACATTGGGCTGGTTGGGTTTCAAGGCCAGGGACTTCTGGTAGGCCATGACGGAGCGCTCGGGCAGTTCCGCGTCAAAGTAGGTGTCGCCGAGCTTGGCCCATACCACGGGGTCGTTGGGCGATTTGGCGGCCTGGTCTTCCATGGCCTTGGCCTGGGCCATGAGCGGCGATGTCATGGGGTTGCCGCCCTGCTGGCCGGGCATCCCGCCAGGCATGCCCGGGGGCATCTGGGGAGACGCGGAAGACTGTTGCATGCCGGGCTTGCCGCCTTGCAGCGCGTCCTGGTTGAAGACGACCACAGCGCCCTGCCAACCCATGAAAACGCCTGCCATAAGCATGGCCACGGCGAACACGGCCGCATTGCGTTTGAGAACCATGCCCTGCGGCGGCTGGGCGTGCTGCTTGTCCTGCGGGGCGGCCTTGGTCTTCTTCATGCTATCTCCTCGGGTGTGTTTGGTGCGTGTGCTGCTTAATGGACGGCTACTGGGCGGGCTGGCTCATACCCTTGCCGTACTTGGGATTCAGCGCCGCCTTGGACAGGAAGTAGTCCACGGTGAGCTTCTTGTTGCGGTAGATCTTGTCCCAATAGTAGTTGGGCGGGTCCTTCCAGACCAGCCGGTCCTTGACGCCGTCCTGGAAGACGGCCTCCACCGCCGGGTCGGGGCAGTTGGCCGTGCCGCCTTGCAGGGTGACCACGGCCACAAAGGTAAGCGACTTGAAGGTCTCGCGCAGGTCCTTGGAGAGCAGCCGCGACACGTAGCGGCTGTCCAACTCGGTGACGCTGGAGAGGTCGATGTCGCCCCGGAACTCTGCCTTGTCCGGCCCGAGCACTTTCCAGGAACGCGACGAGAAGAAGGCGTAGTTGTCGAGGGCCTGCCCCAGGGGCACGGAGGCGTTGAACTTGAGCTTGGCGTCCTTGAAGGGAGCGGCGTCGCCGGAATCTGCGGAGGGAGTTCCAGGCGATGCGGTTGACGCAGGGGACGGCGTGAACGTGGGGTTCAGGTCCTTGATGTCCAGCTTGCCAAGCGGCAGCGTGAACACCGGAGCCTGATCGTTGAAGATGAGCATCTGGCCCACGATCTCCACGGTCAGCTTGCGTTCCACGGCCTGGTCCAGCGCGGCGCGGGTGGCGGGCGGGAAGAACTCGCGGTCGCCGATGACGATAAGCTTGTTGTTGGCCAGGAACAGGCGGTAGACGCTGGCCTGTCCATCGGTGACCACGGCGACCTTGCCGCTGCGGGTGACCTGCATCTCCTTGATAAGCCGTGCCTGGGCCGACTCGTTCAGGGGACCGGCGAATAGAGCGATGGCCAGTGCTGCCAGCAGGATTAGACGTCTCATATGCGGGTTCCTCGTCGGTTAGAAGCCTGTGGCCGCCACGGGAGTGCCCCCGGGCGCGGACGCCTCCAGGTCGATTCGCGCCTCCAGGGCGGCCATGCACCGCTCAGCCAGGGCCTGGGCCCCGGCGGTGGTCAGGTGGACGCCGTCGCGGGCGCGCAAGGTGGCCCCTGCCTCAACGTCGGGCTTGGAAAAGGCGAAGCCGCCGCTGGAATCTGCGAACAGCGCCCAGGTGTCCACGAAGTGGCAGTCGCGCCCGGCGGCCATCACCTTGCGCACCAGCGCGTTGATGTGCCTGAGGTCGCGGCTCAAGTCCGGGTCGGCCATGACGGGCGCGCCCATCCAGAAAACCGTGGCCGTGGGATTGTGGGCGCGGATGATGTCCACGATGCGCTGGACGCGCCCCATGTAGGTCCGGTTCCACTCCGGCGTGCCGTAGGCAATCTGGGAACCGTCCTGCATGCGCAGGTGTTTGTTGTCGTTTGTGCCGAGCATGACCACCACGGCGTCTGGCCGATAGCGCCGGGCCAGATCCTCCATATGGCGGTCCCAGTCGAAGAAATCGGGGCGGGCAAGCCCGGAGGAGACCTTGCCAAGCTTGGCAAAGCCCAACTTGGGGCGCGAGGCCAGGTTCTTCTCGAGTTCCGAGGCCAGCCCGATGGACAGGGAATCCCCGGCCACGGCCAGGGTGTTTATCTGGCGGCGGGGCAGACGGTTGGAGAAAAGGTCCTTGGGACCAAGCTTGGGACGCTCCAGGGCGGCCAGGGCCTGGGATTTGCGGTTGGACTTGGCGAAGGCCGAGTTCTCGCCTCCGTCCAGACCGGCGCACCCGCCCAGCAGCACCCAAACCAGAACCAGCGACAGCTTGCGGAAAAAGGATGAAAAACGCATTGCGCCTCCGTGTGACCCCAAAAGGGGCCGCCGTCAAGGCCGGAAGAGCCTACTGGGGGCTGACCGGAGCCGCGTGCGCGGCCTGGGCCACCTGTTTCGCCCCCTTGGGACGAAGCTCGATGACCTCTTCCACGTCACGCAGGAACGCCTTGACGATGATGTCTCCGCCCGCCGTGGAGAAATGAACCTTGTCCCCCTCGCGCACCCGGACCCTGTGTCCAGCGGCGTCCTGGATGTGCTGGGCGTAGCTGCCCTGCGGCCCCGCGAGGAGCTCCCAGGTTGAGAGGAAACGGCCATGGGAGGAACCCTGGCAGGCCGCGCGCACAATGGCGTTCAGGGCGCGGCTCTTGTCCGAGAGTTCCTGGTCGCCCATGACGGGCAGACCAATCCAATACGACGTCACGCCGCGTTCGTCCATGATTGAAAGAAATTTTGCTAGCCTGGCTTCGTATGCGGCGCGGCGCTTGTCGGCTGCGGCCGCCGGTTCCGGGGCTTCCGGGTCCAGGCTCAGGTACTTGGCGTCGTTGGCCCCCATCATCACCACCACCAGTTTGGGGTCGTACTCGGCCATGAACTGACGCAGGGCCTGCTCCCAGTTGTAGTACTGGGGGTTCTGGAGCCCGCTTGCGATCTTGCCCTTGGGAATCATGGTCAGCCCGTCGAACTCCTTGAGGGCCTTCTCCAGGCTGACGGCCAGGGTGACGGCCAGGGAGTCGCCCACCACCAGCACGTTGCAGGGCGGGATCAGCTTGGGCTGGGCCTTGGCGGGCTGCTGCCCGGACGGGCCGGAGTCTGTCGGCGCATCGAGAGAGGCAGAGGCCAGGGACACTCCCGAGGGGGCCGGAGGCGCTGCGT comes from the Fundidesulfovibrio putealis DSM 16056 genome and includes:
- a CDS encoding ABC transporter ATP-binding protein yields the protein MTRPLYSLRGLGKDYAGPEEPVRILGSIDLDILPGESLAILGASGSGKSTLLHMLGALDTPTRGTVEFDGKDISRLRPAEAAQLRNRDIGFVFQFHHLLAEFTTLENVAMPAFIAGIDKDEALEKARRALVLLGLEQRLLHRVTTLSGGERQRAAIARAVLLDPKVLLADEPTGNLDEATGERVGEMLASLNGDLGMTLVVVTHNQNLARLMGRRMELHGGELSARP
- a CDS encoding OmpH family outer membrane protein codes for the protein MRNVLKYVLLATVIVAMPILANAADKVGVVSSDEVLQNSEVGKKTMADLKAKVESKERDIQRQNEEIKRLGEDYQKKSAALSAEARAKAQSELETKARKMMEDQQGFAQQLDVEQKKLMEPLFKVFTQVVGDYAKKNGFSLIIDKRAALYYGAGLDVTADITKDFDAAAKRSK
- the fabZ gene encoding 3-hydroxyacyl-ACP dehydratase FabZ, which codes for MAQLPIPVTEILKLLPHRYPFLLVDRVLAYEKDSSLTAIKNVTFNEPFFQGHFPDKPIMPGVLILEAMAQAGGLLLGLSREGLGDKLFMFTGINNAKFRRPVVPGDQLTLECFEAKQKLSLWRMKGRATVNGELACEAELTAAIVDRDKM
- a CDS encoding SGNH/GDSL hydrolase family protein gives rise to the protein MRFSSFFRKLSLVLVWVLLGGCAGLDGGENSAFAKSNRKSQALAALERPKLGPKDLFSNRLPRRQINTLAVAGDSLSIGLASELEKNLASRPKLGFAKLGKVSSGLARPDFFDWDRHMEDLARRYRPDAVVVMLGTNDNKHLRMQDGSQIAYGTPEWNRTYMGRVQRIVDIIRAHNPTATVFWMGAPVMADPDLSRDLRHINALVRKVMAAGRDCHFVDTWALFADSSGGFAFSKPDVEAGATLRARDGVHLTTAGAQALAERCMAALEARIDLEASAPGGTPVAATGF
- the lysS gene encoding lysine--tRNA ligase, producing MASQDKPRRREYKLPVKSDKVERFHPLLDALANRDELNEVIKNRVAKACQYLDAEIPLYPNDFVKTDDLGHTLTDHDALDEEALQALDRVFSVAGRIVAMRSFGKVAFFHIQDASARLQCYAAREDMGEAAYGLFKKLDIGDVVGVTGKLFRTKTGELTLSSSTVRLLTKSMRPLPEKYHGLKDMEIRYRQRYVDLIVTPRTAEIFKIRTRIVSGLRRFLDERGFVEVETPMMQAIPGGASAKPFLTHHNALDLQLYMRIAPELYLKRLLVGGFEKVYEIGRNFRNEGISTRHNPEFTMCEFYWAYARFDDLMDLTEQMYATLAQDVCGTTKITYQGQDIDLTAGTWQRVQFHESLEKIGGVSPGIYTDYEACKAHVLKHGEKVLKGEKLGKLQAKLFDLFVEPKLIQPHFIYGYPTDISPLSRRNEANPDVTDRFELFICGREMGNAFSELNDPVDQRLRFEEQVAEKDAGDDEAHYMDEDYVRALEYGMPPAAGQGIGIDRLVMLLTDSASIREVILFPLLKPESVATE
- the bamA gene encoding outer membrane protein assembly factor BamA, which gives rise to MVENSLRGPKRTGLTLAFLATLLLCLTGQAFAQAGAGKVLVLPFAVNAPGDKETLRKSVSQLLVERLKQQGVAVVDSAAAASALKGKKEVTSASEARQAARQAGAALAVFGTVSQVGEAISIDAKTVSASGSDEPAAIVVTRPGVMALPSAVDELAQKIKPDVAPSASGMKVVELDVEGNNALEKDVVLLKVKTQVGDPFDSKTVNEDLKRLVELGYFDDVQIRVDDMRGGKRVVFVVKEKPRIQAISVVGNDEIKKSDIQEAMGTKAGSVLNMQVLADDLEKIRELYRKKGYYQTTVDYKLEQTDPRLARLNIVIKEAKKLYIKKIVFQGVKQVDTSDLKDQMGLKEKNFLSWMLQTGVLKEELLDRDSAAIENYYTNRGFIDARVGQPQVDIADDGITITIQVEEGDRYKLGNVGFKGDLLLDEAKLRELSKLDAASKKKDYFDRSMVRDDMTKLNEAYSDMGYAFAETDIDMQKRGDEKIVDVTYILSKGQKVYVRRVTVEGNDRTRENVIRRELRLSDGDLFSGTKLKRSNERLNKLDYFEKVDVETVPTENPAEVDIRVKVKDKNTGSISAGVGYSTYDSVFVGGSVEERNLFGKGYGAQFQGMFSGITNRFVLSFTNPAVYDSQLSAGVDAFSTFRAYSDYYKQSQGGMLRFAYPLGEYTNLRFDYRLTRDDVYHTNPLASYVIQESKGIHWTSAVIVGASRDTTDSRTKPTKGTINELSLEYAGLGGDRGYVKTYYAFNYYYPLFWDTVFHARAQTGFLFQNGFGDIPVFERFYLGGIGNVRGYETDKISPKDHRTGERIGGDTTYFANLEYIFPISKQYGVYGLGFFDAGNSIWRMRDGFDISFMKSVGAGIRWFSPMGLIRVEGGYALDNIQNNQQKFQIGFTMGNTF
- a CDS encoding ABC transporter permease; protein product: MKFELFIALRYLLTKREHSFISVISLMSVLGVGLGVAALIVTMAVMTGFSTEFRDKLLGLSSHVITGVAGAPLRNYPAQMEKVANVEGVTAVTPVVYSEVMLSKAGAPKGVILRGIDPASARNVLTLHKDMVEGDDQALSRASEVPPILLGSELASRLGVAVGSTVNVLTPSLRGSAVGFTPKVKIFQVAGIFKTHMFEYDSSSAFISLAAAQEMLGFKSDAVLYLDVRLKDPDKAPEISNEIVKALGGMPYYARTWIDMNGNIFAALKLEQLGLFVVLMMIVLVGSFSIITSLVLLVMEKTRDIAILMSMGATADAIRRIFLLQGSIIGAVGTLMGLTLGVSVALLLKEFQFIKLPPGVYPMDTLPVALVWSDMAIIAATAFVLCFLSTLYPASKAASLKPVEALRHD
- a CDS encoding tetratricopeptide repeat protein, which gives rise to MKKTKAAPQDKQHAQPPQGMVLKRNAAVFAVAMLMAGVFMGWQGAVVVFNQDALQGGKPGMQQSSASPQMPPGMPGGMPGQQGGNPMTSPLMAQAKAMEDQAAKSPNDPVVWAKLGDTYFDAELPERSVMAYQKSLALKPNQPNVWTDMGVMLRMMNKTEDALKAFEQAASLDPKHEQSRLNIGVVKLFDLKDTPGAIVAWKGLIAVNPEAKMPDGKRVADALKEISK